A section of the Neofelis nebulosa isolate mNeoNeb1 chromosome 12, mNeoNeb1.pri, whole genome shotgun sequence genome encodes:
- the INIP gene encoding SOSS complex subunit C isoform X1, with product MTIEEGSERCNVAGFEGRERVPGSKELRKLLDAGKGFQNKNRVAILAELDKEKRKLLMQNQSSTNHPGASIALSRPSLNKDFRDHAEQQHIAAQQKAALQHAHAHSSGYFITQDSAFGNLILPVLPRLDPE from the exons ATGACAATAGAAGAAGGGTCGGAGAGATGCAATGTTGCTGGAtttgaaggcagagaaagggtACCAGGATCCAAGGAACTCAGGAAGCTTCTAgatgctggaaaag GTTTTCAAAACAAGAACAGAGTTGCGATCTTGGCAGAActggacaaagagaaaagaaaattactcatGCAGAACCAATCTTCAACAAATCATCCTGGAGCTAG CATTGCACTCTCGAGACCCTCTCTTAATAAGGACTTCCGGGATCATGCTGAGCAGCAGCATATTGCAGCCCAACAAAAGGCAGCTTTGCAG CACGCACATGCACATTCATCTGGATACTTCATAACTCAAGACTCCGCATTTGGGAATCTTATTCTTCCTGTCTTACCTCGCCTTGACCCagagtga
- the INIP gene encoding SOSS complex subunit C isoform X2, translating into MAANPSGQGFQNKNRVAILAELDKEKRKLLMQNQSSTNHPGASIALSRPSLNKDFRDHAEQQHIAAQQKAALQHAHAHSSGYFITQDSAFGNLILPVLPRLDPE; encoded by the exons GTTTTCAAAACAAGAACAGAGTTGCGATCTTGGCAGAActggacaaagagaaaagaaaattactcatGCAGAACCAATCTTCAACAAATCATCCTGGAGCTAG CATTGCACTCTCGAGACCCTCTCTTAATAAGGACTTCCGGGATCATGCTGAGCAGCAGCATATTGCAGCCCAACAAAAGGCAGCTTTGCAG CACGCACATGCACATTCATCTGGATACTTCATAACTCAAGACTCCGCATTTGGGAATCTTATTCTTCCTGTCTTACCTCGCCTTGACCCagagtga
- the INIP gene encoding SOSS complex subunit C isoform X3, whose amino-acid sequence MQNQSSTNHPGASIALSRPSLNKDFRDHAEQQHIAAQQKAALQHAHAHSSGYFITQDSAFGNLILPVLPRLDPE is encoded by the exons atGCAGAACCAATCTTCAACAAATCATCCTGGAGCTAG CATTGCACTCTCGAGACCCTCTCTTAATAAGGACTTCCGGGATCATGCTGAGCAGCAGCATATTGCAGCCCAACAAAAGGCAGCTTTGCAG CACGCACATGCACATTCATCTGGATACTTCATAACTCAAGACTCCGCATTTGGGAATCTTATTCTTCCTGTCTTACCTCGCCTTGACCCagagtga